CTCGGGTGACCGCAGCACCGCCAACGTCTCGCAGAGACCAGTGCACGTCTTTCGCACCTTATGTCGGCTCAGCGAAGCCCCAATTATGACCAGGGCCACCTTGAAGATCACCCGGATGCCTTCGGCCAGGAAGCAATCCCATACTCGCAGCAGCGTCTCCCAGGGCAGAGTCCGCGTCATCGCGCACAGGAACCAGTCGGTCATGTAGAGCAGCGGCTCCACTTTGTGCTTCTGTAGGTGACGGAACACTGGCGGGCATGTCTTCTTTAGCAGACCCTCCAGGATGCCAGCATCGTTCTGGATCACCTCCAAGCCGGGTATGAAATAGTCCTGCAGGTATCTGTAAAAATGCACACTTTAAATACAATTGCCCAAATACGACTTTAAAGTGGACTTACACATCGCACACGCTGACGAACACCCAGAAGGCGTCCTCCGCGGGCAGGTGCATCAATAGGAACGCTGCTATCGGTGCCTGCGCCTGGCAGAAGCCCACCTTGGGATTGTATATCGAGTAGGCCTTTAGCACATTAAAGAGTTCGATTTGTCCGACCTTCTGCTCGTCGAGAAACATTTCATGGAACGGGAACTGGCGATGCTTGTCCTTCTTGATCTCCTCGATGGTCGTCGGGTTACCGGGCTTTTCCAGAAGCTCGTTGTACACGTTTGGGTTCTTCTTCTTTAGCAGATACGCCCCCGATAAATAGAACCAGGCCTTGGGTCGCACCGACTTTGGTATGCCCTTGCGACAGCGATCTCGGATCTGCAcgataaaaatatacattagGTTTTGTAAACATATTTGTGGTGCTCATACTAGTAAAGATAAAATGAGCTTCTTTGTTTCCATTTCTTAGGCTTAAAGAAGTGCCTAAATGGGAAACTATTTTACAGATTTGATTGGCGTAAAAGTGAGATCACTAGCTTTAAATAAACCACATTCGATGTTAcctttttgtagtttttggACATGTAAATGGACCAGTTGTCGATCATGTAGAGCCACTTTTTCTCCCGCGCGATGATCTGCGCCTTGGACAGCGGCTCCTTGGGCTTGTCTGTGCGCTGGAAACCGCCATAGAAGCCATTTCGGTCCGGGCAGCTGGAAACGGTCGAGCAGAGGGAGATGGTGTCCAGGGATCGCGGTGCCGTGGCCATCGCCAACGCCAGCTCTCCGGCTGCAACGGCGGTGAACTGAAAGCACTGAAAGCACAAATCGTTACACGATCAGCATGTACGCCCACTAACAGCACCCACTAATTGTGAATGCAAATTCTCCGATTCAGCGCCATAGATAAATTAGCCCGGCGAGAGTCTCTCTGTGCTTGAATAACAGCAAGTGCGCATTTAAGTGGAGTGGAAATCGTAATTATGATGCCCCACATTAAGTGCGGCAATCTCCAACTGTTATCGCTATCAGTACCAGGTTTGTTAAGGTACATTTTGGGCTATTTTCGGGTGATAACTACTAATTGATCATGAAATATGATGGGCTCAGGGTCACACCTCATCTTCGTGGAGCAGTTCCAGGCGACTAAGACTACAGCCCAGTGGCGAAAGATACAGAAAAGGCATTGTCCACCAACTGAGCGGAAATCTGAATCG
This genomic stretch from Drosophila yakuba strain Tai18E2 chromosome 3R, Prin_Dyak_Tai18E2_2.1, whole genome shotgun sequence harbors:
- the LOC6537428 gene encoding TBC1 domain family member whacked, which translates into the protein MATAPRSLDTISLCSTVSSCPDRNGFYGGFQRTDKPKEPLSKAQIIAREKKWLYMIDNWSIYMSKNYKKIRDRCRKGIPKSVRPKAWFYLSGAYLLKKKNPNVYNELLEKPGNPTTIEEIKKDKHRQFPFHEMFLDEQKVGQIELFNVLKAYSIYNPKVGFCQAQAPIAAFLLMHLPAEDAFWVFVSVCDVYLQDYFIPGLEVIQNDAGILEGLLKKTCPPVFRHLQKHKVEPLLYMTDWFLCAMTRTLPWETLLRVWDCFLAEGIRVIFKVALVIIGASLSRHKVRKTCTGLCETLAVLRSPEEHIVEEEFIINNMMRLNLRVEDFQIEHTRQKARRAKQKAQQEAESSGSGNGHRRNMPTL